One genomic segment of Vicinamibacteria bacterium includes these proteins:
- a CDS encoding S1C family serine protease has protein sequence MNRDGSNQNAKILLPVLLGGLFAGNLAPAQEPEAPAVIEALVPAVVRVTGYMRDGAGRGEYRMFAESTGFFVDESGLLFTVYDKFVSPTERKLCEKFEITRHDGQTIEARMFLVDPVLNFAVLKMADEENYPAIERTATSEVSSGDRVWAVAGPRSNEESPIFAGVIKAENNSTIYLEGCGNELIDTYIELPAFAHGGPLVTDNGNLIGINMPRKKECPDEGPGEEHATPIADVNRILELLLAYPTFERKWLGISVRHMGRDSVEIVRRVMHKRCGILVDFVWPEGPSGKADIRSGDILVMVNDEIVMTTMHLESILFRTEANTVLELKLIRDGALLTQRVRVEQRPPWAAL, from the coding sequence ATGAACCGCGATGGCTCGAATCAGAACGCAAAGATCCTCCTGCCGGTGCTGTTAGGGGGATTGTTCGCGGGAAATCTCGCTCCGGCCCAAGAACCAGAGGCGCCGGCCGTCATCGAGGCTTTGGTTCCCGCCGTCGTTCGGGTCACCGGCTACATGCGCGACGGTGCCGGAAGAGGTGAGTACCGGATGTTTGCCGAAAGCACCGGATTTTTCGTCGATGAAAGCGGCCTGTTGTTTACGGTCTACGACAAATTCGTCTCGCCGACAGAAAGAAAGTTGTGTGAAAAATTCGAGATTACGCGTCACGACGGCCAGACGATCGAAGCGCGGATGTTTCTGGTCGACCCGGTCTTGAACTTTGCGGTACTGAAGATGGCCGATGAAGAAAACTATCCCGCGATCGAACGGACGGCCACGTCCGAGGTCAGCTCGGGAGACAGAGTCTGGGCCGTTGCCGGACCGCGTTCCAACGAAGAAAGTCCGATATTCGCCGGTGTCATCAAGGCGGAAAACAACTCGACGATCTACCTGGAGGGCTGCGGCAACGAGCTCATCGATACCTATATCGAGCTGCCCGCCTTTGCCCATGGCGGCCCGCTCGTAACCGATAACGGGAACCTGATCGGGATCAACATGCCCCGGAAGAAGGAATGTCCGGACGAGGGGCCCGGAGAGGAACATGCCACACCGATCGCCGACGTCAACAGGATTCTGGAGCTGTTATTGGCCTATCCGACATTCGAGCGCAAATGGCTGGGAATCAGCGTTCGTCACATGGGCCGGGATTCCGTCGAAATCGTCCGCCGGGTCATGCACAAGCGTTGCGGGATCCTGGTCGATTTTGTATGGCCGGAAGGCCCTTCGGGAAAGGCCGACATTCGAAGCGGCGATATCCTGGTGATGGTCAATGACGAGATCGTCATGACCACCATGCACCTCGAGAGCATACTCTTCCGGACAGAGGCGAATACGGTACTGGAGCTGAAGCTCATTCGTGACGGCGCCCTGCTGACCCAGAGGGTCCGAGTGGAACAACGTCCACCCTGGGCCGCGCTCTAG
- a CDS encoding cytochrome c: MKRTAVSVVFLAVAFVIAARLLRNDVERPQDVVVSRAARDHRKLILMLQYIGRDYRDAVEDGSIINPFEYREISTFCDEVIEIYTGFQQGLEKSETVFELQQLRQMVYEKSDLYSISDLSKTLVNELSAELATDSSPLTTPDLASGKRSYQAGGCPVCHGLMGDGDGWAAGWLEPAPGSFREEGRMRDATPYYFFNVIELGVTGTSMPSFEEAFSSQEVWDIAFYLMTLRDGFNPQPPGGSLDLTLTDLATKSDLDLMEEMADRGQQGDLSAAIDFLRGRPEVLE; this comes from the coding sequence TTGAAGCGAACCGCCGTCTCAGTCGTATTCCTCGCCGTTGCTTTCGTCATTGCCGCGAGACTCCTGCGGAACGACGTCGAGAGGCCGCAGGACGTCGTCGTGAGCCGAGCCGCCCGGGATCACCGGAAGCTCATTCTCATGCTGCAATACATCGGTAGAGACTATCGAGACGCCGTCGAGGATGGCTCGATCATCAATCCATTCGAGTATCGCGAGATTTCGACGTTTTGCGACGAGGTAATCGAGATCTACACGGGATTTCAACAGGGGCTCGAGAAGAGTGAGACGGTTTTCGAGCTGCAGCAGCTGCGCCAGATGGTTTACGAAAAGTCCGACCTCTATTCGATTTCGGATCTTTCCAAAACGCTCGTCAATGAGCTGAGCGCGGAACTGGCCACGGATTCTTCACCTCTCACCACGCCCGACCTGGCCAGCGGCAAACGTTCGTATCAGGCCGGAGGTTGTCCGGTGTGCCATGGCCTCATGGGTGACGGAGACGGCTGGGCGGCCGGGTGGTTGGAGCCGGCTCCGGGAAGCTTTCGCGAGGAGGGGCGGATGCGCGATGCGACCCCGTACTACTTCTTCAACGTGATCGAGCTCGGTGTGACCGGAACCTCGATGCCGTCTTTCGAGGAAGCCTTCTCGAGTCAGGAAGTATGGGACATCGCCTTTTATCTCATGACCCTGCGAGACGGTTTCAATCCGCAACCACCGGGCGGAAGCCTCGACCTGACTCTCACCGACCTCGCCACGAAGTCAGATCTCGATCTCATGGAAGAGATGGCCGACCGAGGACAGCAAGGGGACCTATCGGCCGCAATCGATTTCCTGCGCGGCCGGCCGGAAGTCTTGGAGTGA
- a CDS encoding TRAP transporter substrate-binding protein, whose translation MRLISFRRGGKRFAAGAGLACLLSVLAACAGGPDDGKLVIRLGHIGFPQSPFDQGARKFKELLEARFPDRVEVRIFGSAQLGEDKEMLEGLRFGTLEMHVPSSVLHSVEPLFGVFDLPFLIEDRAQMEAIAEGPIGAKLRESLLAHDLVLLGFWENGFRMITNNVRPIVRPEDLRGIKIRTPKDPERVKLFRAFGANPTSMSYGEVFSALKQGVIDGQENPFSQIVPARFHEVQRYLSLSKHVYSPAYPLMSRQYVESLDEDIRRGVEEVAREVGRYHRELGEKEDARYRVQLEEDLEITEIDREAFARAAEPLFEEFNEKFGPELVETIRGHRAAE comes from the coding sequence ATGCGGCTAATTTCCTTTAGACGAGGCGGAAAGCGTTTTGCGGCTGGAGCCGGTCTCGCCTGCCTGCTGAGCGTTCTCGCCGCGTGCGCCGGGGGACCGGACGACGGCAAGCTCGTCATTCGCCTCGGACACATCGGGTTTCCTCAATCCCCCTTCGACCAGGGCGCTCGCAAGTTCAAAGAGCTCCTCGAGGCGCGTTTTCCCGATCGCGTCGAGGTCCGCATCTTCGGCTCGGCGCAGCTGGGCGAAGACAAGGAGATGCTCGAAGGCCTCCGGTTCGGAACGCTCGAGATGCACGTGCCTTCGTCGGTCCTTCATTCGGTCGAGCCCCTGTTCGGCGTCTTCGATTTGCCGTTTCTCATCGAGGATCGCGCCCAAATGGAAGCCATCGCCGAAGGCCCGATCGGCGCGAAGCTTCGTGAGAGCCTCCTCGCGCACGATCTGGTGCTTCTCGGCTTCTGGGAGAACGGCTTTCGGATGATCACCAACAACGTGCGTCCCATCGTTCGGCCGGAGGATCTCCGCGGTATCAAGATCCGGACTCCAAAGGACCCCGAGCGGGTCAAGCTCTTCCGCGCTTTCGGCGCGAATCCGACGTCGATGAGCTATGGCGAGGTCTTCTCCGCCCTGAAACAGGGCGTCATCGACGGCCAGGAGAACCCCTTCTCCCAGATCGTCCCCGCCCGCTTCCACGAGGTCCAGCGCTATCTCTCGCTCTCGAAGCACGTCTACTCGCCTGCCTATCCCCTCATGAGCCGGCAGTACGTCGAGAGCCTGGACGAGGACATAAGGCGCGGCGTGGAGGAAGTGGCCCGGGAAGTGGGCCGCTACCATCGGGAGCTGGGCGAAAAAGAGGACGCGCGGTACCGCGTGCAGCTGGAGGAAGACCTGGAGATTACCGAGATCGACCGCGAGGCCTTTGCCCGGGCCGCGGAGCCGCTCTTCGAGGAGTTCAACGAGAAGTTCGGCCCCGAGCTCGTCGAGACCATCCGCGGCCATCGCGCGGCCGAGTGA
- a CDS encoding TRAP transporter small permease, producing MASSWLDRAEGAIRTALAAAASATLAAIAGICFVEVVLRYGFGSSFGWYDEFVGYLLVWLTFLGAVLAQSQGQHIGIENLLERAPDRLRFALRLANHAILVAIHLVLLVYGFQIVARLLTERAITLPIPMGYIYAVLPVSAIFMLLVESIQIARTLRAG from the coding sequence ATGGCAAGCTCCTGGCTCGATCGCGCCGAGGGCGCGATCCGAACGGCTCTCGCCGCGGCCGCATCCGCCACCCTGGCTGCCATCGCCGGGATCTGTTTCGTCGAGGTCGTCCTTCGCTACGGGTTCGGATCGAGCTTCGGCTGGTACGACGAGTTCGTGGGCTACCTGCTCGTCTGGCTCACGTTTCTCGGCGCGGTGCTCGCCCAGTCCCAGGGCCAGCACATCGGGATCGAGAACCTTCTCGAGAGGGCGCCGGACCGGCTCCGCTTCGCGCTTCGACTCGCGAACCATGCCATCCTCGTGGCGATTCATCTCGTGCTCCTCGTCTACGGCTTTCAGATCGTGGCTCGTCTCCTCACCGAGAGGGCGATCACGCTTCCCATACCCATGGGTTACATCTACGCGGTGCTGCCGGTCTCGGCGATTTTCATGCTGCTCGTCGAGTCGATCCAGATCGCGAGAACGCTGCGGGCGGGCTGA